The Campylobacter sp. CN_NE2 region AGCGGAAGCGGAAAAAGCACACTTATAAATCGTTTGATGAAAGAAGAAAAAGATATTTATTTTTCCATTTCTTGCACCACACGCGAAATTCGTCAAGGCGAAAAAGATGGCGTGGATTACTATTTTTTAAGCATTGATGAGTTTAAAAAAGGCATAGAAAACGGCGAATTTTTAGAGTGGGCTTTGGTTCATAAAAATTATTACGGAACATCGCTAAAACCTGTATTAGAAGCCTTTGAAGATGATAAAATAGTTATTTTTGATATTGATGTTCAAGGTTTTGACATTGTCAGAGGCATATTTCCTGATGAGATAACTTCTGTTTTTCTTACGACAAAAAACAGCGACGAGCTTCGAAAACGCCTTGAAGATCGCAATACAAACACGCTCGATGACATCGCAAGACGCCTTGAAAACGCAGTCGGCGAAATGTCGCATATAAAAGATTATGATTATTTGCTTATCAATGATGATTTAGAAAAAGCTTATCAAAATTTAAAATCTATCTTTAAATCGATTAAATGCAATACAAAAAATTTGAATTTAACCGAATTTATTGATAACTGGTAAAAGGAGAAAAAATGGGTCCAAGTGTCCAACAAATGCTTATTATTTTAGTTATTATCGTGTTGCTTTTCGGAGCAAAAAAAATCCCTGAACTAGCAAAAGGCGTAGGCAAAGGTATAAAATCGTTCAAAAAAGAGATGGAAGATGACGAGCCTGAAAAAGTAACTAAAAAAACTGAAACTAGCGACGAAGAAGCCGAAGTTAGCGATACAAAAAAGGCTTAATGTTTGAAAAATTTAGTTTTAAAAGAGATTAAAAAAACTCTTGGTAAAGATATTATTTTAGAAAAACCAAAAGATAAAAATTTAGCGCATTATGCTTCGCCTGTGGCTTTTTCACTCGCAAAAGAGCTTAAAAAAGCCCCAAAAATCATAGCAGAAGAGCTAGCCCTTAAATTTGAAAATAGCGAAATTTTAAGCGCAAGTGCCGTAAATGGATATTTAAATTTTCACCTAAAAGCCGAATTTTTAGGAAATTTAAGCAAAAAAGCTCTAAATTTGAAAAACGAATTTGCCAAAAACGGAGCATTATCTGGCATTAATGAAAATTTAAAAGAAAAAATTCTACTTGAATATATCAGTGCAAATCCCACAGGACCGCTTCATATAGGGCATGTCAGGGGTGCTGTTTATGGCGATGTGCTCCAAAGCGTGGGAAATTATTTAGGCGTTAGGGTTGATACTGAGTATTATATAAATGACGCCGGAAATCAAATCGAGCTGCTCGGCATTTCGATGATTTTAAGAGCTAAAGAGCTTTTTGGCGAAAGCGTTGAGTATCCTGAAAAATACTACCGCGGCGAGTATATCGATGAGCTTGTAAATTCGGTCGTTAGCAAATTTGGCAAGGAAATTTTTTACGATGAAAGTAGAGTTTTGGAGCTTGCCGAATTTGGCAAAGATGAAGTTTTAAAAATCATCAA contains the following coding sequences:
- the gmk gene encoding guanylate kinase, whose product is MKGQILLISGPSGSGKSTLINRLMKEEKDIYFSISCTTREIRQGEKDGVDYYFLSIDEFKKGIENGEFLEWALVHKNYYGTSLKPVLEAFEDDKIVIFDIDVQGFDIVRGIFPDEITSVFLTTKNSDELRKRLEDRNTNTLDDIARRLENAVGEMSHIKDYDYLLINDDLEKAYQNLKSIFKSIKCNTKNLNLTEFIDNW
- a CDS encoding twin-arginine translocase TatA/TatE family subunit, whose product is MGPSVQQMLIILVIIVLLFGAKKIPELAKGVGKGIKSFKKEMEDDEPEKVTKKTETSDEEAEVSDTKKA